From Bacteroidales bacterium, one genomic window encodes:
- a CDS encoding glycosyltransferase family 4 protein, whose protein sequence is MNKQRINILTPIPFWHPGTLEFISELKKRNYSVVALDIWSFQFFNEKEEYKYLYPRFLKGFAFKIYRKLFRKRIIKKYIKHNDIVDIQWCGHYYSPYMDSIKKQSSKIVATLFGSDFYRSSEEERRTQKKIFETAKIITIGPNMKEDFLAIYPEFVDKIKFAHFGSARLDIISELYNEKNRQIYRDKYKIEKDKIVVTVGYSANPLQQHFIFLDVLEKLPKEIKQKLFILLPMTYGNKKEYSEKLLTKLRGLDIEFIAFQNPDNDKKHWLTNNEIAEIRIISDITVNTQTTDALSSSIKEAFATGNILLVGNWLPYEVYENMGLFFIRSSETKLLENFTYILNNYDKLKQKCINNVSPILDFATWKAVMPYFIDIYKQVNIDKTHQTKRERRKLYKLLTQLLID, encoded by the coding sequence ATGAATAAACAAAGGATAAATATATTAACCCCTATTCCATTTTGGCATCCCGGAACGTTGGAATTTATTTCTGAATTAAAGAAAAGAAATTATTCTGTTGTTGCTTTGGATATTTGGTCATTTCAGTTTTTTAACGAAAAAGAGGAGTATAAATATCTCTACCCAAGATTTTTGAAGGGCTTTGCCTTTAAAATCTATAGAAAACTATTTCGCAAAAGAATAATAAAAAAATATATAAAACATAACGATATTGTTGATATTCAATGGTGTGGGCATTACTACTCTCCCTATATGGACAGTATAAAAAAGCAAAGTAGCAAGATTGTCGCTACTCTGTTTGGATCTGATTTCTATAGAAGTAGCGAGGAAGAAAGGAGAACACAAAAAAAAATTTTTGAGACTGCTAAAATAATTACGATAGGTCCGAATATGAAAGAGGACTTTTTAGCTATTTATCCTGAATTTGTTGATAAAATAAAATTTGCACATTTTGGTTCTGCCAGATTAGATATAATTTCAGAACTATATAACGAAAAAAACAGACAAATTTATAGAGATAAATATAAAATCGAAAAAGATAAAATTGTAGTAACTGTTGGTTATAGCGCAAATCCCCTACAACAACACTTTATATTTCTTGATGTTTTAGAAAAGTTACCAAAAGAAATTAAACAAAAACTTTTCATACTCTTGCCCATGACTTATGGGAACAAAAAGGAATATTCAGAAAAATTATTAACAAAATTACGGGGTTTAGATATAGAGTTTATTGCATTTCAAAACCCCGACAATGATAAAAAACATTGGCTAACAAATAATGAAATTGCCGAGATTAGAATAATATCAGATATTACGGTTAACACACAAACTACCGATGCTCTGTCAAGTTCAATTAAAGAGGCTTTTGCAACAGGAAACATCTTATTAGTTGGCAACTGGCTACCATACGAAGTATATGAAAATATGGGTCTGTTTTTTATTAGAAGTTCAGAAACTAAGCTATTGGAAAACTTTACTTATATTTTGAATAATTACGATAAACTTAAACAAAAATGTATTAATAACGTTAGTCCTATTTTAGATTTTGCAACATGGAAAGCCGTAATGCCCTATTTTATTGATATATACAAGCAAGTAAACATAGATAAAACACATCAAACTAAAAGAGAAAGAAGAAAACTATATAAACTTTTAACTCAATTGTTAATTGATTAA